A window of the Myxococcus fulvus genome harbors these coding sequences:
- a CDS encoding cell division protein FtsX, giving the protein MSALAKTRYFWRSAAVGLKHSPFVHFIAVTTIAIALFSAGLARGGARVLDNLLASLGGEVEVTVYLAPELGQDEAHGVRARVEALSQGQVTLVPPDAALARLRTELGDLGEALSELPENPLPAALELRVPPAQRTPEALQALAKQLRELPGVSGVDYGEQAVERLTAIARALSFGAMVAFVVVLGATVVIVAATLQLAIYSRREEIEIQKLVGATDRFVKAPFLLEGLLQGLLGAGVALLGLWAFGKLVGPTLGSLFAFLLGPGVAAPWVEPRLVLELVGAGCGLGLGGSFVAVGRFLRV; this is encoded by the coding sequence ATGAGCGCGCTGGCGAAGACGCGGTACTTCTGGCGCTCGGCGGCGGTGGGGCTCAAGCACTCGCCCTTCGTGCACTTCATCGCCGTGACGACCATCGCGATTGCCCTGTTCTCCGCGGGGCTGGCGCGCGGCGGCGCCCGGGTGCTCGACAACCTCCTGGCCTCCCTGGGCGGCGAGGTGGAGGTGACGGTGTACCTGGCGCCGGAGCTGGGCCAGGACGAGGCGCATGGCGTGCGCGCCCGCGTGGAGGCGCTCAGCCAGGGACAGGTGACGTTGGTGCCGCCGGACGCGGCGCTGGCGAGGCTGCGCACCGAGCTGGGTGACTTGGGCGAGGCCCTGTCGGAGCTGCCGGAGAACCCGCTGCCCGCGGCGCTGGAGCTGCGCGTGCCGCCCGCGCAGCGCACGCCCGAGGCGCTCCAGGCCCTGGCGAAACAGCTGCGCGAGCTGCCCGGCGTGTCCGGCGTGGACTACGGCGAGCAGGCCGTGGAGCGGCTCACGGCGATTGCGCGGGCGCTGAGCTTCGGCGCGATGGTGGCCTTCGTGGTGGTGCTGGGCGCCACCGTCGTCATCGTCGCGGCCACGCTCCAGCTCGCCATCTATTCGCGGCGCGAGGAGATTGAAATCCAGAAGCTGGTGGGCGCCACGGACCGCTTCGTCAAGGCGCCCTTCCTGCTGGAGGGCCTGCTGCAGGGGTTGCTCGGCGCGGGCGTGGCGTTGTTGGGGCTGTGGGCCTTCGGCAAGCTGGTGGGGCCCACGCTGGGCTCGCTGTTCGCCTTCCTCCTGGGGCCGGGCGTGGCGGCGCCGTGGGTGGAGCCGCGCCTGGTGCTGGAGCTGGTGGGCGCGGGCTGTGGCCTGGGCCTGGGCGGCAGCTTCGTCGCGGTGGGCCGCTTCCTGCGCGTATGA
- a CDS encoding S41 family peptidase, protein MTRLSQPWRAALAALLLVSGPSAAQEKKDAGGSRPPGKAERAEKDDATYRQLETFARVLSYVENNYVEPPDRERLVYGAIQGMLDTLDPHTVFMPPDVFREMKIDTSGEWGGLGIEIARKNDRIVVVAPIDDTPAARAGLKAGDELVGIDGESTRGMDVGRAMQKMRGPAGGRVLLTIQRQGFTAPREIAIIRDHIRIVSVEGALYGGIGHVKVKNFQERTDQYLRKELDRLRGLNGGKELRGLVLDLRNNPGGLLDQAVAVSDRFLPGNLPIVSTRGRDGRNSTEERSKERDTEKNYPVVVLVNAGSASASEIVAGALQDHGRATLIGTPTFGKGSVQTVIELEDGSGLKLTIARYYTPKGRSIQERGITPDYVVPDEAGGKPGREAPREKDLQRHFRAEGSDEAVSQASTLKGPPENLVPWDVAAQLKDPPLKVALEYLNGLSAPGGRPPARAEGR, encoded by the coding sequence GTGACGCGTCTCTCCCAGCCATGGCGCGCGGCGCTCGCCGCGCTCCTCCTCGTGTCCGGGCCCTCGGCCGCCCAGGAGAAGAAGGACGCGGGCGGGAGCAGACCTCCGGGGAAGGCGGAGCGGGCGGAGAAGGACGACGCCACCTATCGCCAGCTGGAGACCTTCGCGCGCGTGCTCTCCTACGTGGAGAACAACTACGTGGAGCCGCCGGACCGGGAGCGGCTCGTGTACGGCGCCATCCAGGGGATGCTCGACACGCTGGACCCGCACACCGTCTTCATGCCGCCCGACGTGTTCCGGGAGATGAAGATCGACACCTCGGGCGAGTGGGGCGGGCTGGGCATCGAAATCGCGCGCAAGAACGACCGCATCGTCGTCGTCGCGCCCATCGACGACACGCCAGCGGCGCGCGCGGGACTCAAGGCGGGCGACGAGCTGGTGGGCATCGACGGTGAGAGCACGCGGGGCATGGACGTGGGGCGCGCGATGCAGAAGATGCGCGGGCCCGCGGGTGGCCGCGTCCTGCTCACCATCCAGCGCCAGGGGTTCACCGCGCCGCGCGAAATCGCCATCATCCGGGACCACATCCGCATCGTCTCCGTGGAGGGCGCGCTCTACGGCGGCATCGGCCACGTCAAGGTGAAGAACTTCCAGGAGCGCACGGACCAGTACCTGCGCAAGGAGCTGGACCGGCTGCGTGGCCTCAACGGCGGCAAGGAGCTGCGCGGGCTGGTGCTGGACCTGCGCAACAACCCCGGGGGCCTGCTGGACCAGGCGGTGGCGGTGAGTGACCGCTTCCTGCCGGGCAACCTGCCCATCGTCTCCACCCGCGGGCGCGACGGGCGCAACTCCACCGAGGAGCGCAGCAAGGAGCGCGACACGGAGAAGAACTACCCCGTCGTCGTGCTGGTCAACGCGGGCAGCGCGTCCGCGTCGGAAATCGTCGCCGGCGCGCTCCAGGACCACGGCCGCGCCACGCTCATCGGCACGCCGACGTTCGGCAAGGGCAGCGTGCAGACGGTCATCGAGCTGGAGGATGGCTCCGGCCTGAAGCTGACGATTGCTCGCTACTACACACCGAAGGGCCGCAGCATCCAGGAGCGCGGCATCACCCCCGACTACGTGGTCCCGGACGAGGCGGGTGGAAAGCCCGGGCGCGAGGCGCCGCGCGAGAAGGACCTGCAGCGTCACTTCCGCGCGGAGGGCTCGGACGAGGCCGTGTCCCAGGCGTCGACGCTCAAGGGCCCTCCGGAGAACCTGGTGCCTTGGGACGTCGCCGCGCAGCTGAAGGACCCGCCGTTGAAGGTCGCGCTCGAGTACCTCAACGGGCTGTCGGCCCCCGGTGGGCGGCCTCCAGCGCGCGCCGAGGGTCGCTGA
- a CDS encoding SLC13 family permease, whose product MSEEPATRRATTGQWVGRFAGPLAAALIYGVPSGLHTLPGLDHRPAAAAAVAAWMALWWFTEAVPMAWTAVLPVVLFPLLGVFDTDSVAVAAGRSVLPFLDPYIFLFMGGMALGAGMEQWGLHRRIALLIMRAVGTGPQRLLFGMLAATAAVSLWISNTATAVMMVPIGMALLTQLRASEGRPLEHFGAALMLAVAYGSNIGGIGTKIGSPTNSVFAGVVSRRLGTDVGFVEYMVAALPFVILFLPVTWAVLWRWARKDRMGPGQGGDVIARELAQLGPMSRGERTVGVVFLVAAVLWIFGDPLRALLAPGVARAFDGFKLGGKHYEAAVALVGAVTLLVLGRLSVAALRRVPWDTLLLLGGGFALAAGIEASGLASWMTSRLSGLESLPGLVQYGTVASATILLSAIASNTATTNVMLNVLPASRSLLAVSTFAASCDFALPAGTPPNAIVFGSGVVRLPVMMRTGVLLDVLAALLLTVYGVTWVRWVLP is encoded by the coding sequence ATGAGCGAAGAGCCGGCCACGCGCCGCGCGACGACGGGACAGTGGGTGGGACGTTTCGCGGGGCCCCTGGCCGCCGCCCTCATCTACGGGGTTCCCTCCGGTCTGCACACCCTGCCCGGCCTGGACCACCGCCCCGCCGCCGCCGCCGCCGTGGCCGCGTGGATGGCCCTGTGGTGGTTCACCGAGGCCGTCCCCATGGCCTGGACCGCCGTGCTCCCGGTGGTGCTCTTCCCGCTGCTGGGCGTGTTCGACACGGACAGCGTGGCCGTGGCCGCGGGCCGCTCCGTGCTGCCCTTCCTGGACCCGTACATCTTCCTCTTCATGGGCGGCATGGCGCTGGGCGCGGGCATGGAGCAGTGGGGCCTGCACCGCCGAATCGCCCTGCTCATCATGCGCGCGGTGGGCACCGGCCCCCAGCGGCTCTTGTTCGGCATGCTCGCGGCCACCGCCGCCGTGTCGCTCTGGATTTCCAACACCGCCACCGCGGTGATGATGGTGCCCATCGGCATGGCGCTGCTCACCCAGCTGCGCGCGTCGGAGGGCCGCCCGCTGGAGCACTTCGGCGCGGCGCTGATGCTCGCGGTGGCCTACGGCTCCAACATCGGCGGCATCGGCACCAAGATTGGCAGCCCCACCAACTCCGTCTTCGCCGGCGTGGTGTCGCGGCGGCTGGGCACGGACGTGGGCTTCGTCGAGTACATGGTCGCCGCCCTCCCCTTCGTCATCCTCTTCCTGCCAGTGACGTGGGCGGTGCTGTGGAGATGGGCCCGGAAGGACCGGATGGGCCCGGGCCAGGGCGGAGACGTCATCGCCCGGGAGCTCGCGCAGCTGGGCCCCATGTCGCGCGGGGAGCGCACCGTGGGCGTCGTCTTCCTCGTGGCCGCGGTGCTGTGGATTTTCGGAGACCCGCTGCGCGCGCTGCTCGCGCCGGGAGTGGCCCGCGCCTTCGACGGCTTCAAGCTGGGCGGCAAGCACTACGAGGCCGCGGTGGCCCTCGTGGGCGCCGTGACGCTGCTGGTGCTGGGACGGCTGTCAGTGGCCGCGCTGCGGCGGGTGCCCTGGGACACGCTGCTCCTGCTCGGCGGAGGCTTCGCGCTGGCGGCGGGAATCGAGGCCAGCGGGCTCGCCTCGTGGATGACCTCGCGCCTGTCGGGGCTGGAGTCACTGCCGGGGCTCGTCCAGTACGGCACGGTGGCCAGCGCCACCATCCTGCTGTCGGCCATCGCCTCCAACACCGCCACCACGAACGTCATGCTGAACGTGCTGCCCGCCTCACGGTCCTTGTTGGCGGTGAGCACCTTCGCGGCCTCGTGCGACTTCGCCCTGCCCGCGGGCACGCCGCCCAACGCCATCGTCTTCGGCAGCGGCGTGGTGCGCCTGCCGGTGATGATGCGCACGGGCGTCCTGCTGGACGTCCTCGCCGCGCTGCTGCTCACGGTCTACGGCGTCACCTGGGTGCGGTGGGTGCTGCCCTAG
- a CDS encoding alpha/beta fold hydrolase, translating to MDLMGGMQKVMRRVLVARGVQSSTVDVGGQSVHFYSLKGQGKGPPVVLVHGLGGSANGFGRTFFGLSKRFSRVVAPDLPGHGFSVQYCGGQVCVRNQFEVLRAFVEQEVKAPAYVVGNSLGGAMSVNLAAESPQWVRALALVAPAGAELPVEESTALLNAFKLGTPAEARAFTRRLFHQAPLPALLLATELRRFYDTPTVKALTAEALESRLSLSPEAVGKLSMPVLFLWGGSERLLPSRSLDWFRSHLPAHAQVKVVQGFGHVPQMERPDELVSHLVRFADASGL from the coding sequence ATGGACCTCATGGGCGGAATGCAGAAGGTGATGCGACGGGTGCTGGTGGCCCGGGGTGTCCAGTCCTCGACAGTCGATGTCGGCGGACAGTCGGTGCACTTCTACTCGCTGAAGGGGCAGGGGAAGGGGCCGCCGGTGGTGCTGGTGCACGGGCTGGGCGGCTCGGCGAACGGCTTCGGCCGCACGTTCTTCGGCCTGTCGAAGCGCTTCTCGCGCGTGGTGGCGCCGGACCTGCCAGGCCACGGCTTCTCCGTGCAGTACTGCGGCGGCCAGGTGTGCGTGCGCAACCAGTTCGAGGTGCTGCGCGCCTTCGTCGAGCAGGAGGTGAAGGCGCCCGCGTACGTGGTGGGCAACTCGCTGGGCGGGGCCATGTCGGTGAACCTGGCGGCCGAGTCTCCCCAGTGGGTGCGCGCGCTGGCGCTGGTGGCTCCGGCGGGCGCGGAACTGCCAGTGGAGGAGAGCACCGCGCTGCTCAACGCGTTCAAGTTGGGCACGCCCGCGGAGGCGCGCGCCTTCACCCGTCGCCTGTTCCATCAGGCCCCGCTGCCGGCGCTGCTGCTGGCCACCGAGCTGCGGCGCTTCTACGACACGCCCACGGTGAAGGCCCTCACCGCCGAGGCACTCGAGTCGCGGCTGAGCCTCTCGCCGGAGGCGGTGGGCAAGCTGTCCATGCCGGTGCTGTTCCTGTGGGGTGGCAGCGAGCGACTGTTGCCCTCGCGCTCGCTGGACTGGTTCCGCTCCCACCTGCCGGCGCACGCGCAGGTGAAGGTGGTGCAGGGCTTCGGCCACGTGCCGCAGATGGAGCGTCCGGACGAGCTGGTGTCGCACCTGGTGCGCTTCGCGGATGCGTCAGGCCTCTGA
- a CDS encoding PEGA domain-containing protein has protein sequence MRPSSNRAMHAALSGWLVGMLAVGPAAAQSSLPLRLTPRAVPSAAPSSVTVVAIPLDATARTEAARLAYWAEQSVARSGRLELVRLSEALDAQGRAEREAKAAEGAQAMKDGQAAYDELDTQKALERFDVAAKAFEAGDLSRGFGDFVRARVMKAASQVANGENAAAQLEIRAVLAVDPRAQFSSNFFPPDEMAFVDKERKAALAGSTVALTVRTEPVPAQVYVDGQFRGVSPVSLSGLTAADHFVTVMAPGYELEQRRAREGETALTLTPSASQRALQAITERIVRKPDGAERDVALRELGALAGVSQVLALLVQGGTGTAPVQVTGLRLDVTDGHNLGYAVGSVPVGEAMATGSDTFLSSLVGADTARLAGNKPVTHFSSGGGSNRKTMGYVLMATGVALLAGGIYFGMEASSKEDDFRRAPQTSPRAKDFKDTGKTYALVADIGLVTGLVSAGLGSYFAFAGGGGGSSSSSPSKASATPSRSRATPPPSKAAPAKSESLDMPPPPKGTKQVSEPLPMPPPPSKTTTPAPAKTTPAPQATEPAPAPPPARDTKRSRDEDAAQREEELKKRREEVERQRRELEERRKQEEADAEAKRKRDEEEKRKRDEEEKKKRPSIDEDDLRNY, from the coding sequence ATGCGACCTTCGAGCAATCGCGCGATGCACGCGGCCCTCAGCGGGTGGTTGGTGGGCATGCTGGCCGTGGGCCCCGCCGCCGCGCAGTCGAGCCTCCCCCTGAGGCTGACGCCCCGAGCAGTCCCCTCCGCCGCTCCGTCCTCCGTGACGGTGGTGGCCATCCCGCTCGATGCCACGGCGCGCACGGAGGCGGCGCGGCTGGCGTACTGGGCCGAGCAGTCCGTGGCGCGCTCGGGCCGGCTGGAGCTGGTGCGCCTGTCGGAGGCGCTGGACGCGCAGGGCAGGGCCGAGCGCGAGGCGAAGGCCGCCGAGGGCGCCCAGGCCATGAAGGACGGCCAGGCGGCGTATGACGAGCTGGACACGCAGAAGGCGCTGGAGCGCTTCGACGTGGCCGCCAAGGCGTTCGAGGCCGGAGACCTGTCGCGCGGCTTCGGCGACTTCGTCCGCGCCCGGGTGATGAAGGCCGCCTCGCAGGTGGCCAACGGCGAGAACGCCGCCGCGCAGTTGGAGATTCGCGCGGTGCTCGCGGTGGACCCGCGGGCGCAGTTCTCGTCCAACTTCTTCCCGCCCGACGAGATGGCCTTCGTGGACAAGGAGCGCAAGGCGGCGCTCGCCGGCTCCACCGTCGCGCTGACGGTGCGCACCGAGCCCGTGCCCGCGCAGGTGTACGTGGACGGCCAGTTCCGCGGCGTGTCGCCCGTGTCGCTCTCGGGCCTGACGGCGGCGGACCACTTCGTGACGGTGATGGCGCCGGGCTACGAGCTCGAGCAGCGCCGCGCCCGCGAGGGGGAGACGGCGCTCACGTTGACGCCCTCGGCCTCGCAGCGCGCGCTGCAGGCCATCACCGAGCGCATCGTGCGCAAGCCCGACGGCGCCGAGCGCGACGTGGCGCTGCGTGAGCTGGGTGCGCTGGCCGGTGTGTCCCAGGTGCTGGCGCTGCTGGTCCAGGGCGGCACGGGCACCGCGCCCGTGCAGGTGACGGGCCTGCGGCTGGACGTCACGGACGGACACAACCTGGGCTACGCCGTGGGCTCGGTGCCCGTGGGCGAGGCCATGGCGACGGGCTCCGACACGTTCCTGTCCTCGCTGGTGGGCGCGGACACGGCCAGGCTCGCGGGCAACAAGCCCGTGACGCACTTCTCGAGCGGCGGCGGCAGCAACCGCAAGACGATGGGCTACGTACTGATGGCCACGGGTGTCGCGCTGCTGGCGGGCGGCATCTACTTCGGCATGGAGGCGTCCTCGAAGGAGGATGACTTCCGCCGCGCGCCCCAGACGAGCCCCCGCGCCAAGGACTTCAAGGACACCGGCAAGACGTACGCGCTGGTGGCCGACATCGGCCTGGTGACGGGCCTGGTCTCCGCGGGTCTGGGCAGCTACTTCGCCTTCGCTGGCGGTGGCGGCGGCTCCTCCTCCTCTTCCCCTTCCAAGGCCTCGGCCACGCCCTCCCGCTCGCGCGCCACGCCTCCGCCTTCCAAGGCCGCGCCCGCCAAGAGCGAGTCCCTGGACATGCCGCCTCCGCCCAAGGGGACGAAGCAGGTGAGCGAGCCGCTCCCCATGCCTCCGCCCCCGTCGAAGACGACGACGCCCGCGCCGGCCAAGACGACGCCCGCGCCCCAGGCCACCGAGCCGGCTCCGGCGCCGCCCCCCGCGCGCGACACGAAGCGCTCGCGCGACGAGGACGCCGCCCAGCGCGAGGAGGAGCTCAAGAAGCGCCGCGAGGAGGTCGAGCGCCAGCGCCGTGAGCTGGAGGAGCGCCGCAAGCAGGAGGAGGCCGACGCGGAGGCCAAGCGCAAGCGCGACGAAGAGGAGAAGCGCAAGCGCGACGAAGAAGAGAAGAAGAAGCGGCCGT
- a CDS encoding murein hydrolase activator EnvC family protein, whose protein sequence is MSRVLVLAVGLVLLGLPARAQKLEEAEQSALREKLAAQRATLALVEAKKLTVLEGLELMEEMVAFSRRRVRALEADLSVFRKRVILAEREEVLLREALRVQLRRLSPRLRTLYRVMRRRPLEVLLSAEDFSALVWRARALEASMAGDLDLLRGVQRVAHLQRQSTLELKRLQTSLATRVTFLQEQERLARAQHEALEEVVGSLAGEAELARRAVKELEQADAELAQVVRELKEAPATHGFGALKGKLPSPTRGIVEVGFGKVVNPRFNTITVQKGLDIRAASGTPVIAVADGTVVYAGSLRGYGNLLILDHGDGYHTLMAHLSSVTPEVGAPVVAGELVGEVGDTGSLKGSYLYFEVRKAGQAVDPAPWLTPTP, encoded by the coding sequence ATGAGCCGCGTCCTCGTCCTCGCTGTCGGCCTGGTGCTCCTCGGCCTCCCCGCGCGAGCGCAGAAGCTGGAGGAGGCGGAGCAGTCCGCCCTGCGCGAGAAGCTGGCCGCGCAGCGCGCGACGCTGGCGCTGGTGGAGGCCAAGAAGCTCACCGTGCTCGAGGGCCTGGAGCTGATGGAGGAGATGGTCGCCTTCTCGCGCCGCCGCGTGCGCGCGCTGGAGGCGGACCTGTCCGTGTTCCGCAAGCGCGTCATCCTGGCCGAGCGCGAGGAGGTGCTGCTGCGCGAGGCCCTGCGCGTGCAACTGCGCCGCCTGTCTCCCCGGCTGCGCACCCTCTACCGCGTCATGCGCCGCCGCCCGCTGGAGGTGCTCCTGTCCGCGGAGGACTTCTCCGCGCTGGTGTGGCGCGCCCGCGCGTTGGAGGCGAGCATGGCCGGAGACCTGGACCTGCTTCGCGGCGTGCAGCGCGTGGCCCACCTGCAGCGCCAGTCCACGCTGGAGCTGAAGCGGCTGCAGACCTCGCTCGCCACGCGGGTGACGTTCCTCCAGGAGCAGGAGCGGCTGGCGCGCGCGCAGCACGAGGCGCTCGAGGAGGTGGTGGGCTCGCTCGCCGGTGAAGCGGAGCTGGCGCGCCGCGCGGTGAAGGAGCTGGAGCAGGCGGACGCGGAGCTGGCCCAGGTGGTGCGCGAGCTGAAGGAGGCGCCCGCCACGCACGGCTTCGGCGCGCTCAAGGGCAAGCTGCCCTCACCCACGCGCGGCATCGTCGAGGTGGGCTTCGGCAAGGTCGTCAACCCGCGCTTCAACACCATCACCGTGCAGAAGGGGCTCGACATCCGCGCCGCCTCCGGCACGCCCGTCATCGCCGTGGCCGACGGCACCGTCGTGTACGCCGGCTCCCTGCGGGGCTACGGCAACCTGCTCATCCTCGACCACGGGGACGGCTACCACACGCTCATGGCCCACCTGTCCTCCGTTACCCCGGAGGTGGGCGCCCCCGTCGTCGCGGGAGAGCTGGTGGGCGAGGTGGGAGACACCGGCTCGCTCAAGGGCTCGTACCTCTACTTCGAGGTCCGCAAGGCGGGGCAGGCCGTCGACCCGGCACCCTGGCTGACCCCCACGCCCTGA
- the carF gene encoding plasmanylethanolamine desaturase has translation MKKTNEIKNKVRLQDAQVLAEGYSPAIRAMEIGAIVSFVALELLLVYRLYNNPHGGPWLLLSAVLLGYLAADFVSGFVHWMGDTWGSTEMPILGKALIRPFREHHVDEKAITRHDFVETNGNNCLISLPVAVAAVSMPLSSSGWVFVSSFLGAMIFWVMATNQFHKWSHMDAPPALIGFLQRIHLILPPAHHQIHHTAPFNKYYCITVGWLNWPLNLVSFFPLMERLITRVTGLVPREDDIGDEAARALVEAEGAAEPPVVQAAKELLTKATTTEEAAPATVTTRPSA, from the coding sequence ATGAAGAAGACGAACGAGATCAAGAACAAGGTCCGCCTGCAGGACGCCCAGGTCCTGGCCGAGGGCTACTCCCCCGCCATCCGCGCCATGGAGATTGGCGCCATCGTCAGCTTCGTGGCGCTGGAGCTCCTCCTCGTCTACCGGCTCTACAACAACCCGCACGGTGGACCGTGGCTCTTGCTCAGCGCGGTGCTGCTGGGCTACCTGGCCGCGGACTTCGTCTCCGGCTTCGTGCACTGGATGGGGGACACGTGGGGCTCCACGGAGATGCCCATCCTCGGCAAGGCGCTCATCCGCCCCTTCCGCGAGCACCACGTCGACGAGAAGGCCATCACCCGCCACGACTTCGTGGAGACCAACGGCAACAACTGCCTCATCTCGCTGCCGGTGGCCGTGGCCGCGGTGAGCATGCCGCTGTCCAGCTCCGGCTGGGTGTTCGTGTCCAGCTTCCTGGGCGCGATGATCTTCTGGGTGATGGCGACCAACCAGTTCCACAAGTGGTCGCACATGGACGCGCCGCCGGCCCTCATCGGCTTCCTGCAGCGCATCCACCTCATCCTGCCGCCGGCCCACCACCAGATCCACCACACGGCGCCCTTCAACAAGTACTACTGCATCACCGTGGGCTGGCTGAACTGGCCGCTCAACCTGGTGTCCTTCTTCCCGCTGATGGAGCGGCTCATCACCCGCGTCACCGGGCTGGTGCCGCGCGAGGACGACATCGGTGACGAGGCCGCCCGCGCGCTCGTGGAGGCCGAGGGCGCCGCCGAGCCCCCCGTCGTGCAGGCCGCCAAGGAGCTGCTCACCAAGGCCACCACGACGGAGGAGGCCGCGCCCGCCACCGTCACCACCCGCCCCTCCGCCTGA
- the murI gene encoding glutamate racemase, with the protein MRQGSHNPIGVFDSGIGGLTVLKALMAHLPHESTVYLGDTARVPYGTKSGEVVTRYSLKNAEFLLERGIKLLVVACNTASAAALPALQASLPVPVVGVIQPGASTALARTRGGGVGVIGTPGTIRSGAYQRALEAGGPRVRVKARACPLFVPLAEEGWTTGDVPLLTAREYLGDFARDGVDTLVLGCTHYPLLKGVIAEVVGPDVALVDSAEATAEAVAALLEEKGLLAPTTGEKPPSHDYFVTDVPERFMEVGARFLGRPITHAEQVDLKF; encoded by the coding sequence ATGCGGCAAGGCAGCCACAACCCCATCGGCGTATTCGATTCCGGCATCGGCGGGCTCACGGTCCTCAAGGCCCTGATGGCCCACCTCCCCCACGAGAGCACGGTGTACCTGGGCGACACCGCGCGCGTGCCCTACGGCACCAAGTCCGGCGAGGTGGTGACGCGCTACTCGCTGAAGAACGCGGAGTTCCTGCTGGAGCGTGGCATCAAGCTGCTGGTGGTGGCCTGCAACACGGCCTCCGCGGCCGCGCTGCCCGCGCTGCAGGCCTCGCTGCCGGTGCCGGTGGTGGGCGTCATCCAGCCGGGCGCCTCCACGGCCCTGGCGCGCACGCGGGGCGGCGGGGTGGGCGTCATCGGCACGCCGGGCACCATCCGCTCCGGCGCGTATCAGCGGGCCCTGGAGGCCGGCGGGCCGCGGGTGCGGGTGAAGGCCCGCGCCTGTCCGCTCTTCGTGCCGCTGGCGGAGGAGGGCTGGACCACCGGGGACGTGCCGCTCTTGACGGCGCGCGAGTACCTGGGGGACTTCGCCCGGGACGGCGTGGACACGCTCGTGCTGGGCTGCACGCACTATCCGCTGCTCAAGGGCGTCATCGCGGAGGTGGTGGGCCCGGACGTCGCGCTGGTGGACTCGGCGGAGGCCACCGCGGAGGCCGTCGCGGCGCTGCTGGAAGAGAAGGGGCTCCTGGCACCCACGACGGGGGAGAAGCCGCCTTCTCACGACTACTTCGTCACCGACGTGCCCGAGCGCTTCATGGAGGTGGGGGCGCGCTTCCTGGGCCGCCCCATCACCCACGCCGAGCAGGTGGACCTGAAGTTCTGA